A single region of the Gossypium arboreum isolate Shixiya-1 chromosome 12, ASM2569848v2, whole genome shotgun sequence genome encodes:
- the LOC108479611 gene encoding plant UBX domain-containing protein 10, producing the protein MVDVADKLACFQAVTGLEDPDLCTEILQAHGWDLELAISSFTSSNQSSASTITSDSDPRDSLDPTQSASSSGLVPAPNPSIAWKLVTLPFSVISGSLGLVSGAVGLGLWAAGGVLSYSLGMIGLGQGRGGESSARLVSVSAAASEAMEFVAAFERDYPTTRPNFVGEGFMDALQRSRNSFKLLFVYLHSPDHPDSPVFCERTLCSEAVAAFVNENFVAWGADIRASEGFKMSNSLKASRFPFCAVVMPTTNQRIALLQQVEGPTSPEEMLTMLQKVLEESSPVLVAARLDAEERRNNMRLREEQDAAYRAALEADQARERQRREEQERLEREAAEAEQKRKEEEEAHERAAREAAEKEAARARMREQKALSLGDEPEKGPSVTQVLVRFPTGERKERRFHSTATIQSVYDYVDSLGCLEVEDYSLVSNFPRVTYGRDKQPLSLKEAGLHPQASLFVELN; encoded by the exons ATGGTTGATGTAGCCGATAAATTGGCATGTTTTCAAGCGGTGACGGGCCTTGAAGATCCCGATTTGTGTACGGAAATCCTCCAGGCTCATGGTTGGGACCTCGAACTGGCTATCTCTTCTTTCACCTCTTCCAATCAATCCTCTGCTTCCACAATTACCTCCGATTCTGACCCTCGCGATTCTCTTGACCCCACCCAATCCGCATCCAGTTCGGGTCTCGTTCCCGCTCCCAACCCCAGCATAGCTTGGAAACTCGTTACATTGCCCTTCTCTGTGATATCCGGTAGCCTCGGGTTAGTCTCTGGAGCTGTCGGGCTTGGATTATGGGCCGCCGGCGGAGTTCTTTCGTATTCCCTTGGGATGATCGGCCTGGGACAGGGGCGGGGCGGGGAATCATCGGCACGATTGGTCTCGGTCTCAGCTGCGGCTTCTGAAGCTATGGAATTCGTGGCGGCATTTGAGAGAGACTACCCGACGACTAGGCCGAATTTCGTCGGTGAGGGTTTCATGGACGCCTTGCAGAGGTCAAGGAACTCCTTTAAGCTGTTGTTTGTGTACTTGCACTCGCCGGACCACCCGGATTCTCCTGTATTCTGTGAAAGGACCTTGTGTTCCGAGGCAGTGGCTGCCTTTGTGAATGAGAATTTTGTGGCGTGGGGCGCCGACATTAGGGCTAGTGAGGGTTTTAAAATGAGTAATAGCTTGAAGGCATCTAGGTTCCCATTTTGTGCCGTGGTTATGCCTACTACGAACCAGAGGATTGCACTCCTTCAACAG GTTGAGGGACCAACATCTCCAGAAGAAATGCTCACGATGCTGCAGAAAGTGCTTGAAGAAAGTTCTCCTGTTCTTGTTGCTGCAAGACTGGATGCAGAAGAGAGAAGAAACAACATGCGTTTGAGGGAGGAGCAAGATGCTGCTTACAGAGCAGCACTTGAAGCTGATCAA GCTAGAGAACGCCAGAGGAGAGAGGAGCAAGAACGTCTGGAAAGGGAGGCCGCCGAAGCTGAGCAGAAacggaaggaagaagaagaagctcATGAAAGAGCAGCACGTGAAGCTGCTGAAAAAGAGGCTGCCCGGGCTAGAATGCGAGAACAAAAAGCCTTATCACTTGGTGATGAACCTGAGAAAGGACCAAGTGTTACACAG GTATTGGTACGGTTTCCCACGGGTGAACGCAAAGAAAGGAGATTTCACAGCACGGCAACAATCCAATCAGTTTATGACTATGTTGATTCATTGGGTTGCTTAGAAGTTGAGGATTACAGCCTTGTGTCCAACTTTCCTAGAGTTACATATGGTCGAGATAAGCAACCCTTGAGCTTGAAAGAAGCAGGATTACATCCTCAGGCCAGCCTTTTTGTGGAGCTAAACTAG
- the LOC108479613 gene encoding uncharacterized protein LOC108479613, translated as MAETIRTSEKPSNSSSLNPPSRIICHVCQKQFSQYTCPRCNSRYCSLPCYKSHSIRCTESFMRENVVEELRHLQSDDQTKRKMLEILKRFHSEDETEPLDEDVDDSILSDDTIQKILSGGEVNINDLSLEEKKRFQRALAAGELSKMIEPWDPWWLKPAARTICLSKDGAQLIQPMANREDLESDQPSDIPCGPKTPLPSLRKLISTEPSPLLAVHLVDIIYSYCFTLRVYNGDWQSDAVGSAMMVLSISSVLGQAGQPETVQEALCYCLEQTCSPAYRHIGGLQFGLALVDDITNLLSLGSPALICMLCDLQRMIMAAERELKSEKQRKLRKSETKSKLKLAERKVYFIMCWVHEQPNKALSSLAAIVSAEKSSLMEYGGNKSFPRTEKNVAGNKGKALIEEM; from the exons ATGGCGGAAACGATACGTACATCAGAAAAACCTTCTAATTCCTCCTCGTTGAATCCTCCTTCCCGTATCATCTGCCATGT TTGTCAGAAGCAATTCTCGCAATACACTTGCCCTCGATGTAACTCACGCTACTGCTCTCTTCCTTGTTACAAG tcTCATAGCATTCGCTGTACCGAATCATTCATGCGAGAAAATGTAGTCGAGGAGCTGCGCCATCTTCAATCAGACGATCAAACTAAACGGAAAATGCTTGAAATTCTGAAACGTTTCCATTCCGAGGACGAAACCGAACCTTTAGATGAAGATGTTGATG ACTCAATTCTTTCGGATGACACTATTCAGAAGATTTTGTCAG GAGGTGAAGTTAATATCAATGATTTATCCCTTGAAGAGAAGAAACGGTTCCAAAGAGCTTTGGCAGCTGGAGAATTGAGTAAGATGATTGAGCCGTGGGATCCTTGGTGGTTAAAGCCTGCTGCCAGAACAATCTGTTTAAGCAAGGATGGAGCTCAACTTATACAACCTATGGCCAATCGAGAAGATCTTGAAAGCGACCAACCAAGCGATATTCCTTGTGGCCCCAAAACTCCACTTCCTTCGCTTCGTAAGCTCATTTCTACGGAACCATCTCCACTCTTAGCTGTTCATTTGGTTGATATCATATATAGTTACTGCTTCACGCTTCGTGTCTACAATGGAGATTGGCAATCGGATGCTGTAGGTTCAGCAATGATGGTATTGAGTATATCATCTGTATTAGGTCAAGCTGGACAGCCCGAGACTGTGCAGGAAGCTCTGTGTTATTGCTTGGAGCAAACCTGCTCTCCGGCTTACCGGCACATTGGTGGTTTGCAATTTGGATTGGCACTTGTTGATGACATAACAAACCTACTTTCCCTTGGAAGTCCTGCATTGATCTGTATGCTTTGCGATCTACAAAGGATGATTATGGCTGCGGAAAGGGAGTTGAAATCCGAGAAACAAAGAAAGCTGAGGAAGTCCGAAACGAAAAGCAAGCTGAAACTTGCTGAGAGGAAGGTTTATTTCATAATGTGTTGGGTCCATGAGCAACCGAACAAAGCATTGTCTTCTTTGGCAGCCATTGTGAGTGCAGAAAAGAGTTCATTGATGGAATATGGAGGCAATAAAAGTTTTCCCAGAACAGAGAAGAATGTAGCAGGAAACAAGGGCAAAGCCTTGATAGAGGAAATGTAA